A genomic region of Bernardetia sp. ABR2-2B contains the following coding sequences:
- the aceA gene encoding isocitrate lyase produces MSKQNGTSNKYAHRSAAELENEWANSPRWKGVTRDYTGEDVAKLRGSVKVEHTLGRMGSERLWDLINNEPYVNSLGAISGNQAVQQVKAGLKAIYMSGWQVAADGNNAGQMYPDQSLYPADSVPKMVTRVNNALLRADQIEQAEDANSVHWLAPIVADAEAGFGGVLNAFELMKGMIEAGAAGVHFEDQLSSAKKCGHMGGKVLVPTKEAVQKLKAARLAADVLDVPTVLIARTDANGSFLITSDIDEVDREFIADEPRTAEGFFVLKGGIEAAVARGLAYAPYADVVWCETGKPDVEEARYFAEKIHEKFPGKLLAYNCSPSFNWTANLDKDTIATFQKQLGEMGYKFQFVTLAGFHSLNMGMYDLALKYKAEGMAAYSRLQDMEFDYEEKGYTGTKHQRFVGAGYFDQVAQAIVGEGLSTAALKGSTEEEQFHDAK; encoded by the coding sequence ATGTCTAAGCAAAACGGAACGTCGAACAAATACGCTCACAGAAGTGCAGCAGAATTAGAAAACGAATGGGCAAACTCGCCACGTTGGAAAGGTGTTACTAGAGATTATACAGGAGAAGATGTAGCTAAATTACGTGGTTCTGTAAAAGTAGAGCATACACTAGGACGTATGGGTTCAGAGCGTTTGTGGGATCTTATCAATAATGAGCCTTACGTAAATTCATTAGGAGCAATTTCTGGAAACCAAGCCGTACAACAAGTAAAAGCTGGTTTGAAAGCAATTTATATGAGTGGATGGCAAGTAGCAGCAGACGGAAACAATGCTGGTCAAATGTACCCAGACCAAAGTTTGTACCCTGCTGATAGCGTTCCAAAAATGGTAACTCGTGTAAACAATGCACTTTTGCGTGCTGACCAAATCGAACAGGCAGAAGACGCAAACTCTGTACACTGGTTAGCTCCAATCGTAGCTGATGCAGAAGCTGGTTTTGGTGGTGTTTTGAATGCTTTTGAGCTTATGAAAGGAATGATTGAAGCAGGTGCAGCAGGTGTACACTTTGAAGACCAACTTTCTTCTGCCAAAAAATGTGGACACATGGGAGGAAAAGTACTAGTTCCTACTAAAGAAGCTGTACAAAAACTAAAAGCTGCTCGTTTGGCTGCTGACGTTTTGGATGTTCCTACTGTTTTGATTGCTCGTACAGATGCAAACGGTTCGTTCTTGATTACAAGTGATATTGACGAAGTAGATAGAGAATTTATTGCTGATGAGCCTCGTACAGCAGAAGGATTTTTTGTTTTGAAAGGTGGAATTGAAGCTGCCGTAGCTCGTGGTTTGGCGTATGCTCCGTATGCTGATGTAGTTTGGTGTGAAACAGGAAAGCCAGATGTAGAAGAAGCTCGTTATTTTGCAGAAAAAATACACGAAAAATTCCCAGGTAAATTATTAGCGTATAACTGTTCGCCTTCATTCAACTGGACGGCTAACCTAGACAAAGACACTATCGCTACTTTCCAAAAACAACTTGGCGAGATGGGTTACAAATTCCAATTCGTAACGCTTGCAGGTTTCCATAGCTTAAATATGGGAATGTATGATTTAGCATTGAAGTATAAAGCAGAAGGAATGGCTGCTTACTCTCGTCTTCAAGATATGGAGTTTGATTACGAAGAAAAAGGCTACACAGGAACTAAACACCAACGTTTTGTAGGTGCAGGTTATTTTGACCAAGTAGCACAAGCTATCGTAGGCGAAGGCTTATCTACTGCTGCCTTGAAAGGTTCGACGGAAGAAGAGCAATTTCACGATGCAAAATAA
- a CDS encoding type III pantothenate kinase produces the protein MLLLAVDFGNTSLKAALFENEELLEVRYSLSTNDLEDWINEIKTSFKGSLKGIIISSVRKNEDIELSFVENLKQKLKLIIKSNSDSEKIATDNKGIDVVVLDENTPLPIQNNYKTPKTLGKDRLAAVIGAFFLENEAIKEPTLVIDAGTCITFDFIDTKQSKGIYEGGSISLGLQMRFKALNHFTAKLPLFKPSESLPTPIGTSTQEAMQSGVQFGLLSEIKGIIDFYQNQINKELYSKLNIVICGGDAKILKKWWEEYLINFTNNSHLYSKWTIESNLVLIGLQRIFQFIKNNEDN, from the coding sequence ATGCTTCTTTTGGCAGTAGATTTTGGAAATACGTCGCTCAAAGCTGCACTCTTCGAAAATGAAGAGCTATTAGAAGTGCGTTATTCTCTTTCTACCAATGATTTGGAAGATTGGATAAACGAAATTAAAACTAGCTTTAAAGGTTCTCTAAAGGGAATTATTATTAGTTCGGTCAGAAAAAATGAAGACATTGAACTTTCTTTTGTAGAAAACTTGAAACAGAAATTGAAATTAATCATAAAATCAAATTCAGATTCAGAAAAAATTGCAACAGATAATAAAGGAATTGACGTAGTAGTTTTAGACGAAAATACGCCTTTGCCTATTCAAAATAATTACAAAACGCCTAAAACACTAGGAAAAGACCGTTTGGCTGCCGTGATTGGAGCTTTTTTTTTAGAAAATGAAGCAATCAAAGAGCCTACTTTAGTAATTGATGCAGGAACTTGTATTACCTTTGATTTTATCGACACGAAACAATCAAAAGGAATTTATGAAGGAGGAAGTATTTCACTAGGTTTGCAGATGCGTTTTAAGGCACTGAATCATTTTACGGCAAAACTACCTTTGTTTAAACCAAGTGAAAGTCTGCCCACTCCTATCGGAACATCTACGCAGGAAGCAATGCAAAGTGGTGTTCAGTTTGGACTTCTTTCTGAAATAAAAGGAATTATTGATTTTTATCAGAATCAAATAAATAAAGAATTATATTCAAAATTAAACATTGTTATCTGTGGTGGCGATGCCAAAATTTTAAAAAAATGGTGGGAAGAATATCTAATTAATTTTACAAATAACTCTCACTTATATTCAAAATGGACTATCGAATCAAATTTGGTTTTGATAGGATTACAACGAATTTTCCAGTTTATAAAAAATAATGAAGACAACTAA
- the aceB gene encoding malate synthase A produces the protein MSNTKSDLQANLEVKGNITPEFENILTPEAFVFLAELHKKFDARRHELLEKRNQRQAEIDKGNMPTFLEETKHIREDKNWKVAPIPKDLQDRRVEITGPVERKMMINALNSGANIFMADFEDSNSPTWENAVQGQINSYDAIRKTITFHDAKKNKDYKLNEETAVLLVRPRGWHLNEKNLLIDGKPISGGLFDFGLYMFHNAKELVKRGSGPYFYLPKIESHLEARLWNEAFVFAQNYLDIPQGTIKATVLLETIMASFEIEEILYELKDHMAGINAGRWDYIFSAIKKFRNVVKNPLPDRGEITMTVPFMKAYTELLVRGCHTRGAHAIGGMSAFIPTRHDEEINKQAFEKVRKDKEREANDGFDGSWVAHPDLVKVAKDVFDAKFGDKPNQKDRLREDVDVEEMVKELTNFDIEGGKITDAGVRMNFNVGIRYIASWLDGVGAAAIFNLMEDAATAEISRTQLWQWLNNPNAKLADGTEITEEYLRKCMEEEYQSIKNEAAQYPNFDFENSKFPKAKELMEGLVFTKEYKDFLTTEAYHLI, from the coding sequence ATGTCAAATACAAAGTCTGACCTCCAAGCAAACTTGGAAGTGAAAGGGAACATTACGCCCGAATTTGAAAACATATTAACGCCAGAAGCATTTGTTTTTCTAGCCGAATTACACAAAAAATTTGATGCTCGTCGTCACGAATTATTAGAAAAAAGAAATCAAAGACAAGCAGAAATAGACAAAGGAAATATGCCTACTTTCTTAGAAGAAACAAAGCATATTAGAGAAGATAAAAACTGGAAAGTTGCTCCAATTCCAAAAGATTTACAAGACCGTAGAGTAGAAATTACAGGTCCTGTAGAAAGAAAAATGATGATAAATGCACTTAATTCTGGTGCAAATATCTTTATGGCAGATTTTGAAGACTCTAATTCTCCAACGTGGGAAAATGCTGTACAGGGTCAGATAAATTCTTATGACGCTATTCGTAAAACGATTACATTTCACGATGCAAAAAAGAACAAAGACTACAAGCTAAATGAAGAAACGGCTGTTTTATTGGTTCGTCCTCGTGGTTGGCATTTGAACGAAAAGAATTTGCTCATCGATGGAAAACCAATCTCTGGAGGTCTTTTTGATTTTGGATTGTATATGTTTCATAATGCAAAAGAACTTGTCAAGCGTGGTTCAGGACCTTATTTTTATCTTCCAAAAATAGAATCTCACTTAGAAGCTCGTTTATGGAATGAAGCTTTTGTTTTTGCTCAAAATTATTTGGACATTCCTCAAGGAACGATCAAAGCAACAGTTCTTTTAGAAACCATTATGGCTTCTTTTGAGATTGAAGAAATTCTATATGAACTCAAAGACCACATGGCAGGAATCAATGCAGGGCGTTGGGATTATATTTTCTCTGCTATCAAAAAATTTAGAAATGTAGTCAAAAACCCTTTGCCTGACCGTGGAGAAATTACGATGACTGTTCCGTTTATGAAGGCTTACACAGAGCTTTTGGTAAGAGGTTGTCATACACGAGGCGCACACGCTATCGGTGGAATGTCTGCTTTTATTCCAACACGCCACGATGAAGAAATTAACAAACAAGCCTTCGAAAAAGTAAGAAAAGACAAAGAACGTGAGGCAAACGATGGTTTTGATGGCTCATGGGTAGCACACCCAGATTTGGTAAAAGTAGCAAAAGATGTTTTTGATGCTAAATTTGGCGACAAGCCCAACCAAAAAGACCGTTTGAGAGAAGATGTAGATGTTGAAGAAATGGTAAAAGAGCTTACCAATTTTGATATTGAAGGAGGAAAAATTACTGATGCAGGTGTCAGAATGAACTTCAATGTAGGTATTCGTTACATTGCTTCTTGGCTTGATGGAGTAGGTGCAGCAGCAATTTTTAATTTGATGGAAGATGCAGCAACTGCCGAAATTTCAAGAACGCAGCTTTGGCAATGGCTCAATAATCCAAATGCAAAACTAGCAGATGGAACAGAAATTACAGAAGAATATTTAAGAAAATGTATGGAAGAAGAGTATCAGTCTATCAAAAATGAGGCTGCTCAGTATCCAAACTTTGACTTCGAAAACTCAAAATTTCCAAAAGCAAAAGAGCTTATGGAAGGATTAGTTTTCACTAAAGAATACAAAGACTTTTTGACAACAGAAGCCTATCATTTGATATAA